One Brassica napus cultivar Da-Ae chromosome C4, Da-Ae, whole genome shotgun sequence genomic region harbors:
- the LOC106394832 gene encoding aminodeoxychorismate synthase, chloroplastic-like: protein MKLLCPSDNVLRFSFASRLFSRELVSIDENSKKKYISLPFCCGGMRKVFASRHYVPGVHLQDSSVAEKSLPRRETGEAWLGFVRTLLIDNYDSYTFNIYQALTTINGVPPVVIRNDEWTWEEAYRYLYEDAAFDNIVISPGPGSPMCSSDIGICLRLLLECRDIPILGVCLGHQALGYVHGAHVVHAPEPVHGRLSGIEHDGNILFSDIPSGRNSDFKVVRYHSLTIDKESLPKELVPIAWTIYDDNGSFSVPVNNQSYWPSSHVDGKQDRHILMGIMHSTFPHYGLQFHPESIATTYGSQIFKNFKDITLDYWNGCKAPSLRRRKINETGNMQVPGACGFLKELSRNRITGNGSSYYGNPRTSLSTAKKNGVDVLEPNAKLLRLKWKKLERLAHKVGGARNIFMELFGKSRGHDTFWLDTSSGDKARGRFSFMGGKGGSLWKQLIFSLSDQSEITSKHAGHLLIEDANCSTEKRFLKEGFLDFLRKELSSISYDEKDFEGLPFEFYGGYVGCIGYDIKVECGMPNNRHKSKAPDACFFFVDNIVAIDHHLDDVYVLSLHQDGTVETSFLKDTEEKIISMNVSSTRKWKDQTLPPIDSSTSFVPDKSREQYINDVERCMQYIKDGESYELCLTTQNRLKIGNTDPLGLYLHLRERNPAPYAAFLNFSNANVSLCCSSPERFLKLDGHGVLEAKPIKGTMARGSTPEEDELLKLQLKLSEKNEAENLMIVDLLRNDLGRVCEPGSVHVPNLMDVETYTTVHTMVSTVRGLKRSDISPVECVKAAFPGGSMTGAPKLRSVEILDSLEKCSRGLYSGSIGYFSYNGTFDLNIVIRTVVIHEGEASIGAGGAIVALSNAEDELEEMVLKTRAPANAVIEFCNGGSLIREDTSSSCVLMGR from the exons ATGAAACTTTTATGTCCAAGTGATAATGTCCTGAGATTTTCGTTCGCAAGCCGGCTATTCTCTCGTGAACTGGTTAGCATTGATGAGAATTCGAAGAAGAAATACATTAGTTTACCTTTTTGTTGTGGTGGTATGAGGAAGGTTTTTGCGTCAAGACATTATGTGCCAGGAGTACACTTGCAAGATTCGTCGGTTGCTGAGAAAAGTCTGCCAAGAAGAGAGACTGGAGAGGCTTGGCTTGGCTTTGTGAGGACGTTGTTGATTGACAATTATGATAGTTACACGTTCAATATATATCAGGCATTGACTACTATTAATGGAG TGCCTCCTGTGGTTATTCGAAACGATGAGTGGACGTGGGAAGAAGCTTACCGTTACTTATATGAAGACGCTGCTTTCGATAATATTGTTATATCACCTGGACCTGGTTCTCCCATGTGCTCATCTGATATAG GAATATGTCTTCGCCTTTTGCTTGAGTGTCGTGATATTCCAATTCTAGGCGTCTGCCTCGGCCACCAG GCACTGGGTTATGTCCATGGAGCTCATGTGGTGCATGCACCAGAACCAGTCCATGGACGGTTAAG TGGGATTGAACATGATGGGAACATATTGTTTTCTGATATACCATCCGGGAGAAACTCTGATTTCAAG GTTGTTAGATACCATTCACTGACCATAGATAAAGAATCACTGCCAAAGGAACTCGTACCAATAGCTTGGACGATTTATGATGACAATGGTTCTTTCTCTGTTCCTGTGAATAATCAAAGTTATTGGCCTTCGTCCCATGTTGATGGAAAACAAGATAGACACATTCTAATGGGCATCATGCACTCTACTTTTCCACATTATGGTTTACAG TTTCATCCAGAGAGTATTGCTACCACCTATGGAAGTCAAATATTCAAGAACTTCAAAGACATAACTCTGGATTACTGGAATGGCTGCAAAGCTCCATCATTGCGTCGAAGAAAGATTAATGAAACCG gaaACATGCAGGTGCCTGGTGCTTGTGGATTCCTGAAAGAACTTTCCAGAAATAGAATTACAGGAAACGGTTCTAGTTATTATGGTAACCCTAGGACGTCCCTCTCTACTGCCAAGAAAAATGGTGTAGACGTCTTAGAACCTAATGCAAAATTGCTGAGGTTGAAATGGAAGAAGCTTGAACGTCTTGCACATAAAGTTGGTGGAGCAAGAAATATATTCATGGAACTCTTTGGTAAAAGTAGAGGGCATGATACTTTTTGGCTGGATACTTCTTCTGGTGACAAG GCTAGAGGGCGATTTTCGTTCATGGGCGGTAAAGGTGGATCCCTCTGGAAGCAGTTGATATTTAGTTTATCTGATCAAAG CGAGATTACATCTAAACATGCTGGACACCTTCTGATTGAAGATGCTAACTGTTCTACTGAGAAAAGATTCTTAAAAGAAGGCTTTCTAGATTTTTTACGTAAG GAACTTTCATCCATCTCTTACGATGAGAAGGACTTTGAAGGGTTGCCTTTTGAATTTTATGGTGGATACGTAGGTTGTATTGG GTATGATATTAAAGTCGAATGTGGAATGCCAAATAACCGTCACAAATCCAAGGCTCCGGATGcatgttttttctttgtagATAACATTGTCGCCATTGATCATCATCTTGATGACGTTTATGTATTATCTCTTCACCAAGATGGCACCGTAGAAACCTCCTTCCTCAAAGATACCGAAGAGAAGATCATTAGCATGAACGTTTCGTCTACAAGAAAGTGGAAGGATCAAACGCTTCCTCCTATAGATTCATCTACAAGTTTTGTCCCTGACAAATCACGAGAGCAGTATATCAACGATGTTGAGAGGTGTATGCAGTACATCAAAGACGGGGAGAGCTACGAGCTTTGTCTCACTACTCAGAACAGATTGAAGATAGGGAACACTGATCCTTTGGGACTCTATCTACACCTCAGAGAGAGGAATCCAGCTCCATATGCAGCTTTTCTCAACTTCTCTAATGCAAATGTGTCTTTATGCTGTTCATCCCCTGAAAGGTTTCTTAAGCTAGACGGACATGGAGTGCTTGAAGCAAAGCCGATCAAGGGTACTATGGCTCGTGGCTCCACACCTGAAGAAGATGAACTTCTCAAACTGCAATTGAAACTCAG TGAGAAGAATGAAGCAGAGAATCTGATGATTGTTGACCTTCTGAGGAATGATCTTGGTCGTGTATGTGAGCCTGGCTCAGTGCATGTGCCTAACCTCATGGACGTGGAAACATATACAACAGTACACACTATGGTGAGCACGGTCCGTGGACTTAAAAGGTCAGATATTAGTCCAGTGGAATGTGTAAAAGCAGCTTTCCCTGGCGGGTCAATGACCGGTGCTCCGAAACTGAGATCGGTCGAAATTCTTGACTCGCTTGAGAAGTGTTCGAGAGGTCTTTACTCTGGCTCAATAGGGTATTTCTCATATAATGGCACATTTGATCTGAATATTGTGATAAGAACAGTGGTGATACATGAGGGTGAAGCTTCCATTGGAGCAGGAGGAGCAATTGTTGCGTTATCAAACGCGGAAGATGAGTTAGAGGAAATGGTTCTTAAGACTAGAGCTCCTGCTAATGCGGTCATTGAGTTTTGTAATGGTGGTTCACTGATCAGAGAAGACACTAGTTCTAGTTGTGTCTTGATGGGCCGGTAA
- the LOC106391214 gene encoding nuclear pore complex protein NUP160 isoform X1, with protein sequence MKTVSIIAGVILSLGIFDNVALRLTLRNHNKRWSDSEFQSLSLDELKSEILLLIEQEVTGESTISVFHWWENFCSTYLGHWRNNNEPRTLLVQSDGIGLIRNKSVSLFFSLKKAEHSLGGLGVCLFIGLSSEHSNLTSLGSEMSHSEHEILLEVLNCTLKISKQLGTAPYAMYFESVTGKPVISSDETFGGLVNILESGYDMFIGQRTWSDLCADISREKELKSHENLRTFSIDMLLSLSTLCQKAGSWEKVFTIIENHLQHRLVPKKFRYNNNGEALSDICSSILVQATSQFAKVMFESAFDIVLLLSYLLNISAQVSMSQQDISKLRLKLLPMIQDIVSQWLIILFFVNTPTSVDDCSFKLSSLQIDSSIDKKSWNKMLGKCGFSLAYILLFSDHRRCIVDSQFNLRYLPDSEITTSLVQNFVSWICYSKTGEDSSSLLRRSSELTLRLIRNGQADAVERILEVVEGSLRGEKTFGHGQDSSGDWCLLQHLRGCCLLDQVQRGACGI encoded by the exons ATGAAAACTGTGAGTATTATCGCTGGGGTGATTCTGAGTCTTGGAATTTTTGACAATGTTGCCTTGCGTCTAACTTTACGGAACCACAACAAACGCTGGAGTGATTCTGAGTTTCAATCTTTAAGTCTTGATGAGCTTAAAAGCGAGATTCTTTTACTAATTGAGCAAGAG GTTACTGGTGAGTCTACTATTTCAGTTTTTCACTGGTGGGAAAATTTTTGTTCAACGTATCTTGGTCACTGGCGTAACAATAATGAACCTCGCACGTTGCTGGTTCAGTCAGATGGTATTGGTCTAATTAGAAACAAATCGGTGTCACTCTTCTTTAGTTTAAAGAAGGCTGAGCACAGCCTTGGAG GACTTGGTGTCTGTCTTTTTATAGGGCTTTCTTCTGAACACAGCAACCTGACAAGCTTAGGGTCTGAAATGTCTCACAGTGAACATGAGATTCTATTGGAGGTACTAAATTGTACTTTGAAGATCAGTAAGCAGTTGGGCACTGCTCCTTATGCCATGTACTTTGAATCAGTTACTGGAAAGCCAGTTATCTCTTCTGATGAAACCTTTGGTGGCTTGGTTAACATCCTTGAGTCAGGATATGACATGTTCATAGGTCAGCGTACATGGTCGGATCTTTGTGCTGATATATCACGGGAAAAAGAGCTAAAATCTCATGAAAATCTTAGAACTTTCTCTATTGATATGTTATTGTCTCTCTCTACTCTATGTCAAAAGGCTGGATCTTGGGAAAAGGTTTTTACCATCATCGAGAACCATTTGCAGCATCGTCTGGTTCCTAAGAAATTTAGGTATAACAATAATGGCGAGGCATTATCTGATATCTGTAGTTCAATCCTCGTTCAAGCCACTTCTCAGTTTGCAAAGGTTATGTTTGAGTCTGCCTTTGACATCGTCCTACTCCTCAGCTATCTCCTTAACATCTCTGCTCAG GTTAGTATGTCACAGCAAGACATATCCAAGCTACGGCTTAAGTTGCTTCCCATGATCCAAGATATTGTCTCACAGTGGCTCATCATCCTTTTCTTTGTTAACACTCCAACTTCAGTGGATGATTGCAGCTTTAAACTCTCATCTCTACAGATTG ATAGCAGCATTGACAAAAAATCATGGAACAAAATGCTTGGGAAATGTGGTTTCTCATTGGCATACATCCTTCTCTTTAGTGACCACCGAAGGTGTATTGTGGACAGCCAATTTAACTTGAGATATCTTCCAGATTCAGAAATCACTACAAGTTTGGTACAAAACTTTGTTAGCTGGATTTGTTATAGTAAAACAGGAGAGGACTCTTCTTCGTTGCTAAGACGCTCATCTGAGCTTACTCTTAGGTTGATTAGGAATGGACAGGCTGATGCTGttgag CGAATCCTTGAGGTTGTGGAGGGAAGTTTACGTGGGGAGAAAACATTTGGACATGGTCAAGATAGTAGTGGAGATTGGTGTCTTCTTCAACATCTCCGTGGTTGTTGCCTTCTTGATCAGGTACAACGTGGGGCATGTGGGATATGA
- the LOC106391214 gene encoding nuclear pore complex protein NUP160 isoform X2, with protein sequence MKTVSIIAGVILSLGIFDNVALRLTLRNHNKRWSDSEFQSLSLDELKSEILLLIEQEVTGESTISVFHWWENFCSTYLGHWRNNNEPRTLLVQSDGIGLIRNKSVSLFFSLKKAEHSLGGLSSEHSNLTSLGSEMSHSEHEILLEVLNCTLKISKQLGTAPYAMYFESVTGKPVISSDETFGGLVNILESGYDMFIGQRTWSDLCADISREKELKSHENLRTFSIDMLLSLSTLCQKAGSWEKVFTIIENHLQHRLVPKKFRYNNNGEALSDICSSILVQATSQFAKVMFESAFDIVLLLSYLLNISAQVSMSQQDISKLRLKLLPMIQDIVSQWLIILFFVNTPTSVDDCSFKLSSLQIDSSIDKKSWNKMLGKCGFSLAYILLFSDHRRCIVDSQFNLRYLPDSEITTSLVQNFVSWICYSKTGEDSSSLLRRSSELTLRLIRNGQADAVERILEVVEGSLRGEKTFGHGQDSSGDWCLLQHLRGCCLLDQVQRGACGI encoded by the exons ATGAAAACTGTGAGTATTATCGCTGGGGTGATTCTGAGTCTTGGAATTTTTGACAATGTTGCCTTGCGTCTAACTTTACGGAACCACAACAAACGCTGGAGTGATTCTGAGTTTCAATCTTTAAGTCTTGATGAGCTTAAAAGCGAGATTCTTTTACTAATTGAGCAAGAG GTTACTGGTGAGTCTACTATTTCAGTTTTTCACTGGTGGGAAAATTTTTGTTCAACGTATCTTGGTCACTGGCGTAACAATAATGAACCTCGCACGTTGCTGGTTCAGTCAGATGGTATTGGTCTAATTAGAAACAAATCGGTGTCACTCTTCTTTAGTTTAAAGAAGGCTGAGCACAGCCTTGGAG GGCTTTCTTCTGAACACAGCAACCTGACAAGCTTAGGGTCTGAAATGTCTCACAGTGAACATGAGATTCTATTGGAGGTACTAAATTGTACTTTGAAGATCAGTAAGCAGTTGGGCACTGCTCCTTATGCCATGTACTTTGAATCAGTTACTGGAAAGCCAGTTATCTCTTCTGATGAAACCTTTGGTGGCTTGGTTAACATCCTTGAGTCAGGATATGACATGTTCATAGGTCAGCGTACATGGTCGGATCTTTGTGCTGATATATCACGGGAAAAAGAGCTAAAATCTCATGAAAATCTTAGAACTTTCTCTATTGATATGTTATTGTCTCTCTCTACTCTATGTCAAAAGGCTGGATCTTGGGAAAAGGTTTTTACCATCATCGAGAACCATTTGCAGCATCGTCTGGTTCCTAAGAAATTTAGGTATAACAATAATGGCGAGGCATTATCTGATATCTGTAGTTCAATCCTCGTTCAAGCCACTTCTCAGTTTGCAAAGGTTATGTTTGAGTCTGCCTTTGACATCGTCCTACTCCTCAGCTATCTCCTTAACATCTCTGCTCAG GTTAGTATGTCACAGCAAGACATATCCAAGCTACGGCTTAAGTTGCTTCCCATGATCCAAGATATTGTCTCACAGTGGCTCATCATCCTTTTCTTTGTTAACACTCCAACTTCAGTGGATGATTGCAGCTTTAAACTCTCATCTCTACAGATTG ATAGCAGCATTGACAAAAAATCATGGAACAAAATGCTTGGGAAATGTGGTTTCTCATTGGCATACATCCTTCTCTTTAGTGACCACCGAAGGTGTATTGTGGACAGCCAATTTAACTTGAGATATCTTCCAGATTCAGAAATCACTACAAGTTTGGTACAAAACTTTGTTAGCTGGATTTGTTATAGTAAAACAGGAGAGGACTCTTCTTCGTTGCTAAGACGCTCATCTGAGCTTACTCTTAGGTTGATTAGGAATGGACAGGCTGATGCTGttgag CGAATCCTTGAGGTTGTGGAGGGAAGTTTACGTGGGGAGAAAACATTTGGACATGGTCAAGATAGTAGTGGAGATTGGTGTCTTCTTCAACATCTCCGTGGTTGTTGCCTTCTTGATCAGGTACAACGTGGGGCATGTGGGATATGA